In Rubrivirga marina, the following are encoded in one genomic region:
- a CDS encoding hydroxypyruvate isomerase family protein yields the protein MRRRDFVRAAGAALPLAGCAPAALAPPTASPAGADPSASAASPTGPRRAASFRHSVTRWPFGEWSLDELCETAVELGIESVELVQPTDAPTLVRYGLTCAMTAHPPAAEDALRVGWNKRAHHDALVAAYEPQIRATAAAGWTNLIVFSGNRDGQDDAEGLEQMAEGIERILPLAEAEGVTLCIELFNSKVDHPDYMGDSSAWGLALVERIGSPHFKILYDIYHMQIMEGDVIRTVTENLDAFVHFHTAGVPGRHEIDETQELFYPAIVRALDAAGFAGFVAQEFIPTGDPRAALADAIRRCSV from the coding sequence GTGCGCCGCCGCGACTTCGTCCGCGCGGCCGGCGCCGCGCTCCCCCTCGCGGGCTGCGCACCCGCCGCGCTGGCGCCTCCCACGGCCAGCCCGGCGGGCGCGGACCCGTCCGCCTCGGCCGCGTCGCCGACCGGCCCGAGGCGGGCGGCCTCGTTTCGCCACTCGGTCACGCGGTGGCCCTTCGGCGAGTGGTCGCTCGACGAGCTCTGCGAGACGGCCGTCGAGTTGGGCATCGAGTCTGTCGAGCTCGTGCAGCCGACCGACGCGCCGACGCTGGTGCGCTACGGCCTCACGTGCGCCATGACGGCCCACCCGCCGGCCGCCGAGGACGCCCTCCGCGTCGGCTGGAACAAGCGGGCGCACCACGACGCGCTCGTGGCCGCCTACGAGCCCCAGATCCGCGCGACGGCCGCGGCGGGGTGGACCAACCTCATCGTGTTCTCCGGCAACCGCGACGGCCAGGACGACGCCGAGGGCCTGGAGCAGATGGCCGAGGGGATCGAGCGGATCCTCCCGCTCGCCGAGGCGGAGGGCGTCACGCTCTGCATCGAGCTGTTCAACTCGAAGGTGGACCACCCCGACTACATGGGCGACTCGTCGGCGTGGGGGCTCGCGCTCGTCGAGCGGATCGGAAGCCCACACTTCAAGATCCTCTACGACATCTACCACATGCAGATCATGGAGGGCGACGTGATCCGCACCGTGACCGAGAATCTCGACGCGTTCGTGCACTTCCACACGGCGGGCGTGCCGGGACGCCACGAGATCGACGAGACGCAGGAGCTGTTCTACCCCGCCATCGTGCGCGCGCTCGACGCCGCCGGCTTCGCGGGCTTCGTGGCCCAGGAGTTCATCCCGACCGGCGACCCCCGCGCGGCCCTCGCCGACGCGATCCGGCGCTGCTCCGTCTGA
- a CDS encoding sugar phosphate isomerase/epimerase family protein produces the protein MNRRHFLRQSGAALAAGAILGPGASRALAAARAADVPAEIGIQLYTLRDIFPGDVNGVFDMLTRFGYGEVETAGYADRSPADFRAALDAHGLTSPSAHVGIDLVRADIDGVLEAAQTVGHRYVTIPWLPPDQRPDRDGYLALADEINGFGEQAQAAGLTMAYHNHDFEFDTFGTDRPAYFDFVERLDPALVALELDLFWAVVAGYDPVDVFERYPGRFQMWHVKDGTGTGDEMTQTVVGQGTIDWPRIFAASETSGLEHAFIEADFPPNDESLAFAEASIDYVESLR, from the coding sequence ATGAACCGCCGCCACTTTCTCCGCCAGTCGGGCGCCGCGCTCGCCGCGGGCGCCATCCTCGGACCGGGCGCTTCGCGCGCGCTCGCCGCCGCCCGCGCCGCCGACGTCCCCGCCGAGATCGGGATCCAGCTGTACACGCTCCGCGACATCTTCCCCGGCGACGTCAACGGGGTGTTCGACATGCTCACGCGCTTCGGGTACGGCGAGGTGGAGACGGCGGGCTACGCCGACCGCTCGCCGGCCGACTTCCGCGCCGCGCTCGACGCGCACGGCCTCACGTCGCCGTCGGCCCACGTCGGGATCGACCTCGTCCGCGCCGACATCGACGGCGTCCTGGAGGCGGCGCAGACGGTTGGCCACCGGTACGTCACGATCCCGTGGCTGCCGCCGGACCAGCGGCCCGACCGCGACGGGTACCTCGCCCTCGCCGACGAGATCAACGGGTTCGGGGAGCAGGCCCAGGCCGCGGGCCTGACGATGGCGTACCACAACCACGACTTCGAGTTCGACACGTTCGGGACCGACCGGCCCGCCTACTTCGACTTCGTCGAGCGGCTCGACCCGGCGCTCGTGGCCCTCGAGCTCGACCTGTTCTGGGCCGTGGTGGCGGGCTACGACCCCGTCGACGTGTTCGAGCGCTACCCCGGCCGCTTCCAGATGTGGCACGTCAAGGACGGGACGGGGACCGGCGACGAGATGACGCAGACGGTCGTCGGCCAGGGCACCATCGACTGGCCGCGCATCTTCGCCGCCAGCGAGACGTCCGGCCTGGAGCACGCCTTCATCGAGGCCGACTTCCCGCCGAACGACGAGAGCCTGGCCTTCGCCGAGGCCAGCATCGACTACGTCGAGTCCCTCCGCTAG
- a CDS encoding Gfo/Idh/MocA family protein, with protein MNRRSFVRTTAAASAAPFVVPRHVLGGAGYVAPSDTVAVGVIGAGGMGASNAVPLAMMDDVRIAAIADVDMGRVWESVQGRLDADDPGRRQEGEALRDAYESATQYADFREMLAAADGLDGVVIATPDHVHAIAALMAMDRGLAVYAQKPLTYTVDESRRLTQKAAATGVVTQMGNQGHSGDDGRRVVEVVRAGVLGPIREVQSWTNRPNGWWPQGVPATEPAPVPDGLAWDLYLGPNEDQPYRPGIHPFGWRGWVGFGVGSLGDMGAHLVDFPVWALDLGRPARVETRHTPWGGDREDPATYPLATVTTYHFAGLGAEAGAADAGQSLAMTWYDGGLLPPTPTIAPDGFTLDPNGGVIFVGERGMLIHETYGTNPRFLANDPGVDLAAEAADVPVSLPRVEGGIGGHEMNWVRAIQGQAEASSPFAYAAHLNEIMLLGVAAMNAGQPIAVTPDGRITNHPAGDALLTRTYRAGWELPS; from the coding sequence ATGAACCGTCGCTCTTTCGTTCGCACCACGGCCGCCGCGAGCGCGGCGCCGTTCGTCGTCCCGCGCCACGTGCTCGGGGGCGCCGGCTATGTCGCGCCGAGCGACACCGTCGCCGTTGGCGTGATCGGGGCCGGCGGGATGGGCGCCTCGAACGCCGTCCCCCTCGCGATGATGGACGACGTCCGCATCGCGGCGATCGCCGACGTCGACATGGGCCGCGTGTGGGAATCGGTCCAGGGGCGCCTCGATGCCGACGACCCGGGGCGCCGCCAGGAGGGCGAGGCGCTCCGCGACGCCTACGAAAGTGCCACCCAGTACGCCGACTTCCGCGAGATGCTCGCCGCGGCCGACGGTCTCGACGGCGTCGTGATCGCCACGCCGGACCACGTCCACGCCATCGCCGCGCTGATGGCGATGGACCGCGGGCTGGCCGTCTACGCCCAGAAGCCGCTGACGTACACCGTCGACGAGAGCCGCCGGCTGACCCAGAAGGCAGCCGCCACCGGCGTCGTGACGCAGATGGGCAACCAAGGCCACTCCGGCGACGACGGCCGGCGCGTGGTCGAGGTCGTCCGCGCCGGCGTGCTCGGGCCGATCCGCGAGGTCCAGTCGTGGACGAACCGGCCCAACGGGTGGTGGCCGCAGGGCGTCCCGGCGACGGAGCCCGCGCCCGTCCCGGACGGCCTCGCGTGGGACCTCTACCTCGGCCCCAACGAGGACCAGCCCTACCGGCCCGGCATCCACCCGTTCGGGTGGCGCGGGTGGGTCGGCTTCGGCGTCGGCTCGCTGGGCGACATGGGCGCCCACCTCGTCGACTTCCCCGTGTGGGCGCTCGACCTCGGGCGCCCGGCCCGCGTCGAGACGCGCCACACGCCGTGGGGCGGCGACCGTGAGGACCCCGCGACGTACCCCCTCGCGACCGTCACGACGTACCACTTCGCCGGCCTCGGCGCCGAGGCCGGGGCGGCCGACGCCGGCCAGAGCCTCGCCATGACGTGGTACGACGGCGGCCTCCTCCCGCCGACGCCCACGATCGCGCCCGACGGCTTCACGCTCGACCCCAACGGCGGCGTCATCTTCGTCGGCGAGCGCGGGATGCTGATCCACGAGACGTACGGGACGAACCCGCGCTTCCTGGCCAACGACCCGGGCGTCGACCTCGCGGCCGAGGCGGCCGACGTGCCGGTCTCGCTCCCGCGCGTCGAGGGCGGCATCGGCGGCCACGAGATGAACTGGGTCCGCGCGATCCAGGGGCAGGCCGAGGCGTCGAGTCCGTTCGCCTACGCCGCGCACCTCAACGAGATCATGCTCCTCGGCGTGGCCGCCATGAACGCCGGCCAGCCCATCGCCGTGACGCCCGACGGCCGGATCACGAACCACCCGGCCGGCGATGCCCTCCTCACCCGGACCTACCGCGCCGGCTGGGAGCTTCCTTCGTAG
- a CDS encoding GMC oxidoreductase, giving the protein MQNHSGHGATTIEKLRTVHVQASSEPYDAIVIGSGMSGGWAAKELTEKGLRTLVLERGRNVEHGADYVTEHRAPWETPFRGRGDRRAVEERQFRQSKAGPFNENTAHWYVDDVDHPYETGEDDAADEFLWVRGYHLGGRSIMWGRQTYRLSDMDFTANERDGRGTRWPIGYADIEPWYSHVERFVGISGEALGIRNLPDSEFLPAMPLTAVEQHVRQSIADTYNGRPMTVGRVAILTQAHNGRAGCHYCGPCDRGCTAGAYFCSLSSTLPAAQATGNLTIRPDSIVHSLVYDEEADRVTGVRVVDRNTKEEMVFNARLVFLNASAIGSAMILMNTKTPRFPDGLGNQSGLLGKGIMDHHFMVGANGEIPGFEDRYTFGNRPNGIYIPRFQNLPWDPSSNRDFIRGYGYQGGSSRGGWGRGAGMGGVGVALKQSLREPGQWSFSMFPFGETLAYDDNRVELTDQVDQWGVPIPRIVGSIRDNERRMRVAMQNDGAEMLEAAGAVNVSTWEAPYRLGEGIHEMGTARMAATPEEGCVDEWNRVHEIPNLYVTDGAFMTSAGCQNPSLTYMAFTARAVDHAVNAVNNGDLRV; this is encoded by the coding sequence ATGCAGAACCACAGCGGCCACGGGGCCACGACCATCGAGAAGCTCCGGACGGTCCACGTCCAGGCCAGCTCCGAGCCCTACGACGCCATCGTGATCGGGTCGGGGATGTCGGGCGGGTGGGCCGCCAAGGAGCTCACTGAGAAGGGCCTCAGGACGCTCGTCCTCGAGCGCGGCCGAAACGTCGAGCACGGGGCCGACTACGTCACCGAGCACCGCGCGCCGTGGGAGACGCCGTTCCGTGGGCGCGGCGACCGTCGCGCGGTCGAGGAGCGCCAGTTCCGCCAGTCGAAGGCCGGCCCGTTCAACGAGAACACGGCCCACTGGTACGTCGACGATGTCGACCACCCCTACGAGACCGGCGAGGACGACGCGGCCGACGAGTTCCTGTGGGTGCGGGGCTACCACCTCGGCGGGCGCTCCATCATGTGGGGCCGCCAGACGTACCGGCTCTCGGACATGGACTTCACCGCCAACGAGCGCGACGGGCGGGGCACGCGGTGGCCCATCGGGTACGCCGACATCGAGCCGTGGTACTCGCACGTCGAGCGGTTCGTGGGCATCTCGGGCGAGGCCCTCGGGATCCGTAACCTGCCCGACTCGGAGTTCCTCCCGGCGATGCCGCTGACGGCCGTCGAGCAGCACGTTCGCCAGTCGATCGCGGACACGTACAACGGGCGGCCCATGACGGTCGGGCGCGTGGCGATCCTGACGCAGGCGCACAACGGACGGGCCGGGTGCCACTACTGCGGCCCGTGCGACCGCGGGTGCACGGCCGGCGCCTACTTCTGCTCGCTCTCGTCGACGCTCCCGGCCGCCCAGGCGACGGGCAACCTCACGATCCGGCCCGACTCCATCGTCCACTCGCTCGTCTACGACGAGGAGGCCGACCGCGTGACGGGCGTCCGCGTCGTCGACCGGAATACGAAGGAGGAGATGGTGTTCAACGCGAGGCTCGTGTTCCTCAACGCGAGCGCCATCGGGAGCGCGATGATCCTGATGAACACGAAGACGCCGCGCTTCCCCGACGGCCTCGGCAACCAGTCGGGCCTCCTCGGCAAGGGGATCATGGACCACCACTTCATGGTGGGCGCCAACGGCGAGATCCCGGGCTTCGAGGACCGGTACACGTTCGGCAACCGGCCGAACGGGATCTACATCCCGCGCTTCCAGAACCTCCCCTGGGACCCGTCCTCGAACCGCGACTTCATCCGGGGCTACGGCTACCAGGGCGGATCGAGCCGCGGGGGCTGGGGCCGCGGCGCGGGCATGGGCGGCGTGGGCGTCGCCCTCAAGCAGAGCCTCCGGGAGCCCGGCCAGTGGAGCTTCTCGATGTTCCCCTTCGGCGAGACCCTCGCCTACGACGACAACCGCGTCGAGCTGACCGACCAGGTCGATCAATGGGGCGTCCCGATCCCCCGAATCGTCGGCTCCATCCGCGACAACGAACGGCGGATGCGGGTCGCGATGCAGAACGACGGGGCCGAGATGCTCGAGGCCGCCGGCGCGGTCAACGTGAGCACGTGGGAGGCCCCGTACCGGCTCGGCGAGGGGATCCACGAGATGGGCACGGCCCGCATGGCGGCGACGCCTGAGGAGGGCTGCGTCGACGAGTGGAACCGTGTCCACGAGATCCCGAACCTCTACGTCACCGACGGCGCCTTCATGACGTCGGCCGGCTGCCAGAACCCGTCGCTGACCTACATGGCCTTCACGGCCCGCGCCGTCGACCACGCCGTGAACGCGGTTAACAACGGCGACCTCAGGGTGTAA
- a CDS encoding gluconate 2-dehydrogenase subunit 3 family protein has translation MFDSPIDRRSALRRLSYVLGGVVSAPLASGLLAGCRTPSGGELASYQYQTLAEGQQQTLAALVDQILPATDTPGASDVGVPQFIDKMLTEWYAPEERDQFLAWLDGLDAQAEGGSFTGLDDEARAAFVAALDAEAFRPSEPAAEAEELDEDVAGVATEGTAAIQEEQENEVAGMQGDLGEAMDDTTGSSQEIVTGEGTVSTGAATPPPAYRQLKELTLAGYYTSEPGATQELQWLAAPGRYDPDVPLSEVGRAWA, from the coding sequence ATGTTCGACTCCCCCATCGACCGCCGCTCGGCGCTCCGCCGGCTCTCGTACGTGCTCGGCGGCGTCGTCTCGGCCCCGCTGGCGTCCGGCCTCCTCGCCGGGTGCCGCACGCCGTCCGGCGGCGAGCTCGCCAGCTACCAGTACCAGACCCTCGCCGAGGGCCAGCAGCAGACGCTGGCGGCCCTCGTCGACCAGATCCTCCCGGCCACCGACACGCCCGGGGCCTCGGACGTCGGCGTGCCCCAGTTCATCGACAAGATGCTAACGGAGTGGTACGCCCCCGAGGAGCGCGACCAGTTCCTCGCGTGGCTCGACGGGCTCGACGCCCAGGCCGAGGGCGGCTCGTTCACGGGCCTCGACGACGAGGCCCGCGCGGCGTTCGTCGCCGCGCTCGACGCCGAGGCGTTCCGCCCGTCCGAGCCGGCCGCCGAGGCGGAGGAGCTCGACGAGGACGTGGCCGGCGTGGCGACGGAGGGCACCGCGGCCATCCAGGAGGAGCAGGAGAACGAGGTGGCCGGCATGCAGGGCGACCTCGGCGAGGCCATGGACGACACGACGGGCAGCTCGCAGGAGATCGTCACGGGCGAGGGGACGGTTTCGACGGGTGCCGCCACCCCGCCGCCAGCCTACCGCCAGCTCAAGGAACTCACGCTCGCCGGCTACTACACCTCCGAGCCCGGGGCCACGCAGGAGCTCCAGTGGCTCGCCGCTCCCGGTCGCTACGACCCCGACGTCCCGCTCTCCGAGGTCGGCCGCGCCTGGGCCTAA
- a CDS encoding nucleoside permease, which produces MNGIKARLSTMMFLEFFVWGAWYTTVAVYMAAEGLGDLTHWPYTVNPIAAIVAPFFLGLVADRYFAAQKVFGVLHLLGGVFMLAAPSTIGNPTVFILALLAYNLCYMPTLGLSNTIAFEQLDDQEKEFPVIRVFGTIGWIVAGLAISFILSPVLGVESAEATAWPLYLTGIGSIILGLFAFTLPNTPPVAKGQPVSAASIAGVDAFRQLGSRPFYVFLAASFLICIPLAAYYNFTQLFLGATGFENIAATQSLGQVSEVLFMLVMPLLFVRWGVKWMLAAGMVAWVLRYALFALAAPEAVTWMIIGGVALHGICYDFFFVTGQIYVEKKSTPAVRGQAQGLLVLVTYGVGMLIGAQVAGQVYNGFLGGRDVLPLAEWTQFWWIPAAFAAVVLVLFILLFNDRVDRSEVSATPAADHPDASLTPAPEAGVPAVG; this is translated from the coding sequence ATGAACGGGATCAAGGCTCGGCTGAGCACGATGATGTTCCTGGAGTTCTTCGTCTGGGGCGCCTGGTACACCACGGTCGCCGTCTACATGGCGGCCGAGGGGCTCGGCGACCTGACGCACTGGCCCTACACCGTGAACCCGATCGCGGCGATCGTGGCCCCGTTCTTCCTCGGGCTCGTGGCCGACCGCTACTTCGCTGCCCAGAAGGTGTTCGGCGTGCTCCACCTGCTCGGCGGCGTGTTCATGCTGGCCGCGCCGTCGACGATCGGCAACCCGACGGTCTTCATCCTGGCGCTCCTGGCCTACAACCTCTGCTACATGCCCACGCTGGGCCTCTCGAACACGATCGCGTTCGAGCAGCTGGACGACCAGGAAAAGGAGTTCCCCGTGATCCGCGTGTTCGGGACGATCGGGTGGATCGTGGCCGGGCTCGCCATCTCGTTCATCCTGAGCCCGGTGCTCGGCGTCGAGTCGGCCGAGGCGACGGCGTGGCCGCTCTACCTCACGGGCATCGGGTCCATCATCCTGGGCCTGTTCGCCTTCACGCTCCCGAACACGCCGCCGGTGGCGAAGGGCCAGCCCGTCTCGGCGGCCAGCATCGCCGGCGTCGACGCGTTCCGCCAGCTCGGGAGCCGGCCGTTCTACGTGTTCCTCGCGGCCAGCTTCCTCATCTGCATCCCGCTGGCGGCCTACTACAACTTCACCCAGCTCTTCCTGGGGGCGACGGGCTTCGAGAACATCGCCGCGACGCAGTCGCTGGGGCAGGTCTCGGAGGTCCTCTTTATGCTCGTGATGCCGCTCCTGTTCGTGCGGTGGGGCGTGAAGTGGATGCTCGCGGCCGGGATGGTCGCGTGGGTCCTCCGCTACGCCCTCTTCGCGCTGGCGGCGCCCGAGGCCGTGACGTGGATGATCATCGGCGGCGTCGCGCTCCACGGCATCTGCTACGACTTCTTCTTCGTGACGGGCCAGATCTACGTCGAGAAGAAGAGCACGCCGGCCGTGCGCGGGCAGGCCCAGGGCCTGCTGGTGCTGGTCACCTACGGCGTCGGGATGCTGATCGGGGCGCAGGTCGCGGGCCAGGTCTACAACGGCTTCCTCGGCGGGCGCGACGTGCTCCCGCTGGCCGAGTGGACCCAGTTCTGGTGGATCCCGGCCGCCTTCGCCGCGGTCGTGCTCGTCCTGTTCATCCTCCTGTTCAACGACCGCGTCGACCGCTCGGAGGTCTCGGCGACCCCGGCGGCCGACCACCCCGACGCGAGCCTCACGCCGGCCCCCGAGGCGGGCGTCCCCGCCGTCGGGTAG
- a CDS encoding 3-keto-disaccharide hydrolase — MPRALLALAALVTLAGCAGGVGSADGAPPSQDDWVELFDGTSLDGWHGYARADVPAAWSVEGGVLTLTPGTDDGGDLVAPGTYGDFELEVEWRIAECGNSGIFYRGEESADLAPIYRTALEMQVLDDCHPDGQYPSHRNGALYDLYTPTEGASRPGDWNTSRIVADGADLEHWLNGEQIVEAEQGSAEWDARLAVSKFRDDGTFPAYGTRRSGIVGIQDHGDRLEVRSVRIRTL; from the coding sequence ATGCCCCGCGCGCTCCTCGCCCTGGCCGCGCTCGTCACCCTCGCCGGCTGCGCCGGCGGCGTCGGAAGCGCTGACGGCGCGCCGCCAAGCCAAGACGACTGGGTCGAGCTCTTCGACGGGACCTCGCTCGACGGCTGGCACGGCTACGCCCGCGCCGACGTCCCGGCAGCGTGGTCGGTCGAGGGCGGCGTCCTCACCCTCACGCCCGGCACCGACGACGGCGGCGACCTCGTGGCCCCCGGCACCTACGGCGACTTCGAGCTCGAGGTCGAGTGGCGGATCGCCGAGTGCGGCAACTCCGGCATCTTCTACCGCGGCGAGGAGTCCGCCGACCTCGCGCCGATCTACCGGACGGCGCTTGAGATGCAGGTCCTCGACGACTGCCACCCCGACGGGCAGTACCCGAGCCACCGCAACGGCGCGCTCTACGACCTCTACACGCCGACGGAGGGCGCCAGCCGCCCCGGCGATTGGAACACGTCCCGCATCGTGGCCGACGGCGCCGACCTCGAGCACTGGCTCAACGGTGAGCAGATCGTCGAGGCCGAGCAGGGCTCGGCCGAGTGGGACGCCCGCCTCGCCGTTAGCAAGTTCCGCGACGACGGGACCTTCCCGGCCTACGGCACGCGCCGGTCCGGCATCGTCGGCATCCAAGACCATGGCGACCGCCTCGAGGTCCGCTCGGTCCGCATCCGCACTCTCTAG
- a CDS encoding vanadium-dependent haloperoxidase produces the protein MSFRPLALAGLVALVALAGCQDADPAAAPPEASDPELLHGALLRVTDVMTYDIFSPPVASRVYAYTSVAAYEALAPFRPDLVTLAGQLNGLGATPAPTEPVHGPTAAVYAALAVGEALTFSDEEIDAYRTSVEARLDQAGMSRRLRRQSQSYGETVAQHVLAWASGDGYAQTRSAPAYTITDEPGTWRPTPPAYMDAIEPGWATMRPFVLDSASQFKPLPPYPYSVEPGSEFRRQVDEVYEIGRDMTDEQREIAAFWDCNPYVMHTRGHAMFATKKITPGGHWMGIAAIASRTADDDIAGAAEAYVRTAIAVADGFISVWDEKFRSRLVRPETVINEHIDEDWAPLLQTPPFPEYSSGHSVISAAAAEALTDVYGDGFAFHDTTEVAYGLPARDFTSFRQAAEEAAVSRLYGGIHYRMAAERGVEQGRGVGGLHVERIEMRAPSVAQGAPVRPVANGPAE, from the coding sequence ATGAGTTTCCGCCCGCTCGCTCTCGCCGGCCTCGTTGCGCTCGTCGCCCTAGCCGGCTGCCAGGACGCCGACCCCGCCGCCGCCCCGCCCGAGGCCTCCGACCCGGAGCTCCTCCACGGCGCCCTGCTGCGGGTCACGGACGTGATGACGTACGACATCTTCAGCCCGCCCGTGGCGAGCCGCGTCTACGCCTACACGTCGGTCGCGGCCTACGAGGCGCTCGCCCCGTTCCGCCCTGACCTCGTGACGCTGGCCGGCCAGCTCAACGGGCTCGGGGCGACGCCCGCGCCGACCGAGCCGGTCCACGGACCGACCGCCGCGGTCTACGCGGCCCTCGCCGTGGGCGAGGCGCTGACGTTCTCGGACGAGGAGATCGACGCGTACCGAACGAGCGTGGAGGCGCGGCTCGACCAGGCCGGCATGAGCCGCCGGCTTCGCCGCCAGTCCCAGTCCTACGGCGAGACCGTCGCCCAGCACGTGCTGGCGTGGGCGTCGGGGGACGGCTACGCCCAGACGCGGAGCGCGCCGGCCTACACCATCACCGACGAGCCCGGCACCTGGCGCCCGACCCCGCCCGCTTACATGGACGCCATCGAGCCGGGCTGGGCCACGATGCGCCCGTTCGTCCTCGACTCGGCGTCGCAGTTCAAGCCCCTCCCGCCGTACCCCTACTCCGTCGAGCCGGGGAGCGAGTTCCGCCGGCAGGTCGACGAGGTCTACGAGATCGGGCGCGACATGACGGACGAGCAGCGCGAGATCGCCGCGTTCTGGGACTGCAACCCCTACGTGATGCACACGCGGGGGCACGCCATGTTCGCGACCAAGAAGATCACGCCGGGCGGCCACTGGATGGGCATCGCCGCGATCGCCAGCCGGACCGCCGACGACGACATCGCCGGCGCGGCCGAGGCCTACGTCCGCACCGCCATCGCCGTGGCCGACGGGTTCATCTCGGTGTGGGACGAGAAGTTCAGGAGCCGGCTCGTCCGCCCCGAGACCGTGATCAATGAGCACATCGACGAGGACTGGGCCCCGCTCCTCCAGACGCCGCCGTTCCCCGAGTACTCGTCGGGCCACAGCGTGATCTCGGCGGCGGCGGCCGAGGCGCTGACCGACGTCTACGGCGACGGCTTCGCGTTCCACGACACGACCGAGGTGGCGTACGGGCTTCCGGCCCGCGACTTCACGTCGTTCCGCCAGGCGGCCGAGGAGGCCGCCGTCAGCCGGCTGTACGGCGGGATTCACTACCGGATGGCCGCCGAGCGGGGCGTCGAGCAGGGCCGCGGCGTGGGCGGCCTCCACGTCGAGCGGATCGAGATGCGAGCGCCGTCGGTGGCCCAGGGCGCGCCGGTGCGCCCCGTCGCCAACGGGCCGGCGGAGTAG